GTCCTTGTGAACATCGAGGGCGGCGCAGCGGGGGTAGAGGACCTCCATCACGATCTCCTTGCCGTCAGGCCGCCGGCGCAGGCTCCCGTGAGATCAAATCTAAATGACGCGCTCCGGGGCTGGCCCGAGGACCGGCCCGTGACGCAAGCGAGGGGACTGAAGAGGAGCCCGGATCCAACTGATACGCGGGGTCTGGCACACCAAAGACGAACCGATCTCTCCGCCGACGGCAAGTCCACTCTGCCATATGTTTCATCCGCAAGGGACCGCGAAGCCGGTGACGAACTAAATAGAAACTGGCTCTACGGGTTTGATTTCGCACGCAAATCCAAGGCGCTCGATCTGCCGCACGAGCGCCTTGGCGCGGATGGTCGGGGCCGCCTTGCGGCCGTGATCAGGCCCGGGATCGACGTAAGCCGTGCCGGCCTTGAGCATGTGATAGATCGCGGTCAACATCGAAGCGGCGACCGCGCAGATCGCCTTCTTGGGGCCGCGCCGGCCGCGCAAGCGCTGGAACTGCGCCCTGATGTAGCTCGCCTTCTTGCGCACTCCGGCCCAGGCGGCCTGCACCAAGGCCGTCTTGAGCCAGGGCGCGCCCTTGCGCAGCCGCGTCGAGCGCCGCTTGCCCGCGCTCTCGTCGTTCCTCGGGCACAGCCCGGCCCAGGAGATCAGATGGCCGGCGGTCGGGAAGCGGCTCATGTCGGGGCCGATCTCGGAGAGGATCACCTGCGCGGTGAGGTCACTGATGCCCGGGATCGTCACCAGCAGCTTCACCGCTTCCCGGAAAGGGCCGAGGTCGCGCTCCACCTGCGCGTCGATCTCCGCGATCGCTCGCCCCAACCCGTCGTACTGGCGTAGATGCACACCGAGCAGGAAACGGTGGTGATCCCCGATCCGGCCCGTGAGCGCGGCCCGGATCGCCTCGGGCGCCGCCTTCACCCGCGGGCTGACCAGCGCCTGCAGCCCAGCCGGATCGCGCTCGCCCTTGACCAGCGCGTCGAGCACGGCGCGACCGGACTGGCCCATGATGTCGGTGAGCACCGAGGCGAGCTTGAG
This sequence is a window from Methylobacterium sp. SyP6R. Protein-coding genes within it:
- a CDS encoding IS110 family transposase, with the protein product MKVLYPRCAALDVHKDTVVAAIRLAESSEVQREVRTFATTTPALLDLSAWLDEHACTHVAMEATGIYWRPVWQVLDADSRTLILANAAHVKNVPGRKTDVADAVWLSDLLAHGLIRASFVPEAQTQAMRDLLRTRKQLVREQASHVQRIQKTLEEANLKLASVLTDIMGQSGRAVLDALVKGERDPAGLQALVSPRVKAAPEAIRAALTGRIGDHHRFLLGVHLRQYDGLGRAIAEIDAQVERDLGPFREAVKLLVTIPGISDLTAQVILSEIGPDMSRFPTAGHLISWAGLCPRNDESAGKRRSTRLRKGAPWLKTALVQAAWAGVRKKASYIRAQFQRLRGRRGPKKAICAVAASMLTAIYHMLKAGTAYVDPGPDHGRKAAPTIRAKALVRQIERLGFACEIKPVEPVSI